The Anaeromyxobacter sp. sequence CAGGAGGCCAAGCGCCAGGGGCTGGTCATCAGCGACGACGAGCTGGCCAGGACCATCGTGGAGCTGCCCGGCTTCCAGGGCGCCGACGGGCGCTTCGACAAGGAGGCCTACCGGGCCGCCGTCGAGGGCGCCTACGGATCGGTCAAGCAGTTCGAGAAGGTGATGCGCGAGGACCTGCTCTACCAGCGCATGCTGGCCGGGCTGCGGCAGACCGTGAAGGTGGCCGAGGGCGAGGTGCGCGAGGCCTGGACCACCGACCACGACCAGGTGAGCCTGGCCTTCGTCCGCTTCCCGCTGGCCGCCGCCGAGACCGAGGTGAAGAAGCCCACCACCACCGAGGTGGTGGCGTTCGTGGCCACCCAGGGCCCGCGCCTGGAGAAGGCCTACCAGGAGGCGGCCGCCCGCTTCGACCAGCCCAGGAAGGTGAGGGCCCGCCACATCCTGGTGAAGGTGGCGGCCGGCGCGACGGCCGACGCCGACGCCGCGGCCAGGAGGAAGCTGGAGGCCCTGGCCGCCCGCGTCGAGAAGGGGGAGGACTTCGGCCTGGTGGCCGGGCAGGCCTCCGAGGACGAGGCCAGCAAGGGCCGCGGCGGCGACCTGGGCTTCGTGGCCGAGGGGCTGGTCGAGAAGGCCTTCTCCGACGCGGCCTTCGCCCTGGAGCAGGGCAAGGTCTCGGCGCCGGTCCGCACCGCGGCCGGCTGGCACCTCATCCGCGCCGACCAGGTGGTGGCCGCCAAGAAGGTGTCGCTCGACGAGGCCCGCGCCCTGCTGGCCCCCGAGCTGATCGTCAAGGACCGCGCCGCCGCGGTGGCCGGCGCCAGGGCCGCGGCCGCGCTGGCCGCGGTCAAGGCCGGCAAGTCGCTGGCCTCGCTCTTCCCCACCGAGGAGGCCGCCAAGAAGGCCAAGCAGGCGCCGGTCAAGCTGGGGGCCGCCCTGGTGGTGGCCGACTCGACCGGTCCCTTCGGCGACCAGGGCGCCTTCGTGCCCAAGCTGGGCGCCGCGCCCGAGCTGGCGGCCGCCGGGCTGGCCGGCACCGCCGGCAAGCCGCTCGACCGGGTCTTCGAGACCGCGCAGGGACCGGTGGTGGCGGTGGTGGAGACGCGGGAGCGCCCCGACCCGGCCCAGTTCGCCGCCCAGCGCGACCAGGTGGCCCAGCGGCTCATCGGCCGCAAGGAGTCGCAGGTCCAGCAGGCCTGGCTGAAGCAGCTGCGCGACGCCGCCACGGTGAAGACCAACGCCGCCCTGACCGCCCCCGGCGCCGCCCCGGGCGAGGCCGGGTAGCCGCGCTGCGGGGCCCCGCCTCCTGATGGCCCCTCCGCTCCTCACGCTCGCCTCGGCGAGCCCGCGCCGCCGGGAGCTCCTCGGCGCCCTCGGGCTCAGCCTCGAGGTGCGTCCGGCCCACACCGACGAGACGCCCCGCCCCGGCGAGGCCCCGGCCGACTACGCCCGCCGGGTGGCCCGGGAGAAGGCGCGCGCCGTGGACGGCGAGCTGGTGCTGGCCGCCGACACCACCGTGGCCGTGGACGGCGCGCTGCTGGGCAAGCCGCGCGACGAGGCCGACGCCGCCCGCATGCTGCGCAGCCTGTCGGGACGGTCGCACCAGGTCATCTCGGCCGTCTGCGTCCGCCGCCCGGCGATCCGCCTGGAGTTCGACGCGGTCACCACCACCGAGGTGGAGGTGGCGCCGCTCTCCGAGGCGGTCATCGCCTGGTACGTCGGCACCGGCGAGCCGCGCGACAAGGCCGGCGCCTACGCGGTGCAGGGGCTGTTCGGGGCCTTCGTGCGGGCGGTGCGCGGCAGCGTCACCGGGGTGATCGGCCTGCCGCTGGACGAGACCCTGGGGCTGCTGCGACGGGCCGGCTACCCGCTGCCCTGGGAGGCGCGGTGAGCCTGGCGGCGCGGCTGGCGGCCCTCACCGCCGCGCTCCCCCCGCGCGTCACGCTCATCGCCGTCTCCAAGACCCAGCCGGCCTCGGCCATCCGCGAGGCGTACGCCGCCGGGCAGCGCCACTTCGGCGAGAACTACGCGCAGGAGTGGCGCGAGAAGGCCCTGGCCCTGGCCGACCTGCCCGGGCTCACCTGGCACTTCATCGGCGGGCTGCAGACCAACAAGGTGAGGCTCCTGGCCGGCCAGGTGGCCTACGTGCACACGGTGGACCGGCTGGAGCTGGCGCGCGAGCTGTCGAAGCGCTGGGCCGCCGCCGGCGCCACCCTGAAGGTGCTGCTGGAGGTCAACGTGGGCGGCGAGCGGCAGAAGGCCGGCTGCGCCCCCGGCGGCGCCGCGGCGCTGGCCGGGGCGGTGCGGGCCCTGCCCGCCCTCGAGCTGGTGGGGCTGACCTGCATCCCGCCGCCGGAGGACGACCCGCGGCCGCACTTCCGGGCCCTGCGGGGGCTGCGCGACGACCTCGGCCTGGCCGAGCTCTCCATGGGGATGAGCGCCGACTGGCCGGTGGCGGTGGAGGAGGGCGCCACCATGGTGCGGGTGGGGACCGCCCTGTTCGGCGCGCGGCCGCCGCGGGCCTGACCCGGGGTGGCGCGGCGGAGGCCGCAGGCCAGGCCGCCTCAGAGCAGCCGCAGCTTGAGCCGGCCGGCGTCGGTCACCGTGACCCGGAAGTCGGCGCCGCAGTAGTAGCAGCGGATCTCGTCCTCGTCGCCGAACTTGTCGTCGTAGGGGTTGTTGGCGGCGCACTCCGGGCAGTCGAAGTCGCCGAAGCGGCGCGTCGACCCGTCGAGGCCGGCGTCCTTGTTCTCGTCCTCGTCGTCGTAGCCCTGGTCCACCGGCATGTGGCGTCTCCCGGGGCGGGAGCGTAGCCGATCCCGGGGGCGGTCGGGGTCGGGGTCGAGCCGGTCTGCTCACCCTCTCCCCCACACCGTGGGGGAGAGGGCCGGGGTGAGGGGGCCGCCCGCGGTCGGGTCGGTGGACGCGCCGGCGGGGTCGCGGCATCGTGCCGGACATGCACCTCGCGCCGCTCGCCCTCTCCCTGGCCGCCCTGGCCGGCGCCGCCACCCCCGGCGCGCCACCGGCGCCCCCCTGCGCCCTCCCGCTGCTGGCCGGGCCGGCGCCCTTCGGGCCGGGCGAGGTGCTCGCCATGGACCTCGGGCTGCTCGGCGCGGTGCGGGTCGGCGAGGTGAAGTTCTCGGTGGAGCGAGCGCTCTCCGGCGGCCAGGTGCTCCCGCTGACGGCCCGGGCGCGCAACACCGCCCGCTTCGGGCCGCTGCAGCGGCTGGTGGCGGTGGGGCTCTCCTGGATCGACGCGCGCACGCTCCGGCCCGAGCGCTACCACGAGGAGTCCGACGAGGACGGCCGCCGGCGGGTCAGCGACACCAGGCTGCGGCCGGCGGCCCCGGAGGTCACCATGACCTTCTCCGACGGCGGCCAGGCGGGGCGCGCCAGCTACGCCCGCCAGGGCGAGGCGCTCGACGCGCTCTCGGCGCTCTACCTGCTGCGGGCGGCGCGTCTGGTGGCCGGCGAGCGGTTCTGCTTCGACATGGTGGGCAACGGGAAGTACTGGCGCGTGGAGGGGACGGTGGGGGCGCCCGAGGTGGTGGAGGTCCCGGCCGGGAAGTTCCGCGCCTGGCGGCTGGAGGCGCGGGCGCGTCGCGCCGACGGCCAGGGCAAGGACCGGCCGCTCTACCTGTGGCTCTCCGACGACGCGCGGCGCCTGCCGGTGGCGGCGGTCTCGGAGGTGGATCTCGGGCCGGTGTCGGCCAAGCTGGTGGAGGCCCGCGGCACCCGGCGCCCCTGAGGGGCGGGGGGCGCCCCTCCGGCTCACATGCGCGCGGCCACCTGGGCGACGCGCCGCCGCAGGTTGGCCAGCACCTCGGAGAGGTACTCGAGCTGCTCGATGGGGCCGCCGCCGAGCGCCAGGGCCAGCAGCTTCTGCTGCGAGACCTCGGGGTCGGCCAGCACCGCCTCGACGCGGCCCATGAAGCCGGTGATGGAGCCCATGGCCTCGCGGGCCTCGCGCAGGTCGTCGGCCAGGAAGTCGAGGACCACGTGCTCGCGGGCCGTCTTGCTCGCCAGGCGGCGCCGCAGCGCCTCCACCGGGTCGATGGCCGGCGGCGTGGGCGCCTGGGGGCGCGCCACCGCGCCGGCCGGGGACCCCACCAGCGCCACCCGCGCCACCGGGACCGCCTGCCCGAGCCGCTCCGCCGCCTGGTTCCGCACCGTCATGCCGGCCTCCCGTCCACGCCGCCCGCGCCGGCCGGAAGGACCGGCCGGCTCGCCTCGTCCACCACACCCTTGGCCCGCCGCCTGGCCACCGCCGCGACGGCCGCCGCGATCCGCTCCGGCGACTGCCCCTCCTCGCGCAGCTCGCGGACCTCGCGGAGGGAGGCCGCGAAGGCCTCGTCGCCGTCCCGGCCGCGGGCCTGGCAGAGGGCCCGCGCCAGCTCCCGCTCTCGCCGGGCGGCCGGGGTCGCCGGCGGAGCCACCGGCGCCGGCTGCTCGAGCCGCGCCGCCCTGGCCGGGGCCGGCCGAGCCGACCGGTCGGCCACCCGGGCCACCGGCCCTGCCGCCGGACCGGACCGCCCGTCCGGCGGCGCCGCGTCCACCGGCGCCGGGGCGGCCCGGCCGAGCAGCACGTCGTCGCCCACCGGCTCACCGAACGCCTCGGCCGGCAGCGCCACGCGCCACAGGGTGCCGCGGTTGTCGCGGTGCAGCGGCCGGGCGAAGCCCTTCTGGACCAGGCCGTCGAGCACCCGCAGCAGCCGGCGCTCGGAGAGGCGCAGCCGCGCCATCAGCTCTCGCTTGCCGGCGCGGGCCCAGTTGCGCCCCTCGCCATAGGCCAGCCGGAGCAGCTGGAAGTAGGCCGCCTGCTCCTCGGCCTCCAGCACCTCGCCGGCCCGATCGAGCGCCTCGAGCGGCAGGGCCACGAAGGAGGCGCGGACGCGGGCCGCGCCCAGCAGCTCGCCGGCGTAGGGGACCCGCCGCATCTCGCCGGGCGCCAGGGCCTCGGCGGGCACCGCGCCGGGCTCGAGGGGCGCCGTCGCCAGCGCCGCGCTGCCGCGGATACCTCGGTAGTAGGCCAGCCCCTTCGCCACCAGACCTCCGCCCTGCCGGATTCGAGGGTCCAGGGTAATCGCACGATATCGGGGGTCAATTTTCCGACCGACGGGAGGTGGTCAGGACCGGGGGTCGGGGTCGGGGGTCGGGGTCGGGGTCGGGGTCGGGGTCGGGGGTCGGGGTCGGGGGTCGGGGTCGGGGTCGGGGTCGGGGCCGCGGTCGGGGTCGGGGTCGGGGCCGCGGTCGGGTGGTCTGCTCACCCTCTCCCCCACACGGTGGGGGAGAGGGCCGGGGTGAGGGGGCCGCCCGGGGCCGCGGTCGGGGCGCCAACGAGAACGGCGCCCCTGGGGGCGCCGTCTCCGCTGCGGGGTGCGACGTGGCTGGGCCTAGATGAGGCCGCGGCTCCGCCGGAGCAGCTCCACCATCTTGCCGTACTCGATGTCGAAGGCGGCCGTGCCCTCCTGCAGGTGCTTCAGGCGGGCGCGCGCCTCGCGCTCGATCTCGTCGTCCACGTCGAGGTGCCGGCGGAAGATCCCGAAGACCTTCTTCCGGATGATGTTGTCCTCGGAGTAGACCTCCTCCACGTTGCGGGAGACCAGGAGGAACTCGATCATCTGGCCGATGACGTACTCGATGCCCTCGTCGCCCATCTTGAAGCCGCGGACGTCGGCCATCTCGCGCTTCACGGCGTTGAACCTGGAGTGGTCGTAGCCGCGGCGCTCCAGCGCCTCGCGGGTGGCCGCGTTGACGCGCTCCTCGGCCGCCAGGTACTCCTTCATGATCGCCGCCATGTCCATCTCGGCATCGGCGATGCGGAGCGTCTCCACCTCGACGTCGCCGTCCTGCATGAGGGTCGAGACGACCTCTCGGGCGATGGTGGGGATGACCTTGGGGTAGAGCCGCATTGATTTTTCCTCGCCACGACGTCCGGGGCCCACGCCGTGGGCCATCTTCAGCGCCGTGAGCGGGAACCGCGGTTGAAAGGTGAAGCCTTGTAAACCCCAGCCCGCCGCACGGGCAAGGGAAAACTATCTCGTTTGGGCACTTTCCGTGCAGGGAAAAGAGCGGCCGCACCCCCTTGGGAACGGTTCCGCCCGGCGCCCGCAGGCGCCCGAGACGAGGACGGCGCCCCCCGCCTTCGGGGAGCGCCGCCGGACGCGGGCCCGAGGGGCCGTCGACCCTTCTAGGCCGAGTAGATCTTCATCACGTCGGCCAGCAGCTTGAGCGCCTCGGCCTTGGGGCGCTGGAAGGCGTTGCGGCCCATGATGGAGCCGAAGGCGCCGCCCTCGGCGATGCCCTTCACCTCCGCCAGCACCTCCTCGGAGCCCTTGGCCTCGCCGCCGGAGAAGATGACGATGCGCTTGCCGCCGAAGGCGGCCTGCACCACGTGGCGCACCCGCTCGGGCAGGGTCTTCACCGGGATCTGCAGCTTCTCGTAGACCTTCTTGGCCTCGGGGTGCTCCAGGAACTCCTTGGGCGGCTTGACCTTGATGACGTGCGAGCCCATCTGCGCCGCGATCTGGGCGGCGTAGGCGGCGATGTCCACCGCGGTCTCGCCGTCCTTGGAGACGCCGCTGCCGCGCGGGTAGCTCCAGGTCACCACCACCAGGCCGGCCGCCTTGGCCTCCTCGGTGATGACGCGCAGGTTCTCCAGCTGCTCGTTGCGGGCGTCGGAGCCCGGGTAGATCGTGTAGCCGACGGCCGCGCAGCCCAGCCGCACCGCCTCCTTCACCGAGCTGGTCACGGCCGAGTTGGGCGCGCCGCCGGTCTTGGAGAGCGAGTCGGAGTTGTTGACCTTGAGGATGAGCGGGATCTGGCCGGCGTACTTGTGGGCCACCGCCTCGATGAAGCCGAGCGGGGCCGCGTAGGCGTTGCAGCCGGCGTCGATGGCCAGGTTGACGTGGTACTCGGGGTCGTAGCCGGCCGGGTTGGGCGCGAAGGAGCGGGCCGGGCCGTGCTCGAAGCCCTGGTCGACCGGGAGGATGACGAGCTTGCCGGTGCCGGCCAGCGTGCCGGTCATGAGCAGGCGGTAGAGGTTGGCGCGGGTGCCGGCGTTGTCGGACTCGTACCAGGACAGGATTTCCTTCACTCGCGGTGTGATAGCCATCGTCGGTTCTCCAGGCTTGGGTTGGTCGCGGGGGGCGCACGCCGTGCTGGGGCGCCGAGGTGGCCGCATCTTCCGGGAGAGGGGGCGCGGAATGCAAGCACCGATCGCCCCATCCAGGAGGGCCGTGTCCGCTCGCGGACGGTCCGGGGCCGCGCCACGGGAACCGGGGAGGGGCGCGGCGCCCGGCCGCAGCCTCCTATCCGCCCCCGCGCGGCGGCGGGTAGCAGCGGACCACGAAGCCGCACCCCTCGGCGCGGCAACGCGCCTCCGTGCGTCCCAGCGCCGCGGGCGGCTGGTCACCCGCATCGCGGGCCGCCCCGGCGGCCAGGCGCGGAGCCTCCTCGACGAAGGCGGCCAGGGCCTCGGCCGACGGCGTGACGTCCACGGCGCGCAGGTCGCCGCGCAGGAACTGGAGGCGGGCCTCCACCGGCGCGCCGCCTTGGCTGCGCGAGGCGGCGGCCGCGTAGGCGAGGAGCTGCAGGCGATAGCGCTCGGCCGACCCGGGGCGCGCCATGGCGTACTTGAAGTCGATGACCAGCAGCCGCCCACCGCGCCGGGCCGGCAGCACCAGGGCGTCGAGCGCGCCGTCCAGGTAGCAGGCCGGCTGACCGGGTGGGCCGTCGAGCCGCAGCAGGAACGGCACCTCGCGGCGGAGGCGGCCGGCAGCGGCGGCCCCGGCCAGGGCGCGGCCGGCAGGGGACTCGGCGAAGCGGCCCACCTCGCGCAGGATCTTTCCCACGCCGGCGCCGTCGGGGTCATAGCCCCGCCGCACCGCCACCGCCGCCAGCTGGGCGCGCCGCTCCAGCGGCGGCGCGGCCAGGTCGGCCTCGGCCAGCATGGCGTGGGCCAGCGTGCCGCGGGCGGTGGCGCGCGCCGGGTCGTCGTCCAGCGACCCGCCGTGCTCGCCCCGCGGCTCCGGGAGGCCCAGCCCGCGGGTGAAGTGGTGGCGGCGCGGGCAGCGGGCGTACTCCGCGAGGTCGGTGACGGCCAGGCGGACCGCCGGCAGGGGCGCAGGCGAGGCGAGGCGAGGGGCGGAGATGGGGGTCGGGGTCGGGGTCGGGGTCGGGGTCGGGGTCGGGGTCGGGGTCGGGGTCGAGGTCGAGGTCGAGGTCGGGGTCGGGGTCGGGGTCGAGGGAGGTCGGGGTCCGGGTCGAGGTCGAGGTCGGGGTCGGGGTCGGGGTCGAGGTCGAGGTCGCCCTCCCCGCCTCGGCGATCGGGATGCGCCGCACCAGCTCGGGCCTGGCCGCGGCGGCGGCCTCGACGAGCCCACGCCAGGAGTCGGCGCTGGCGGCGCCCTCGCCGGAGAGGACCAGGAGATCCCGCGCCCGCGTCAGCGCCACGTAGAGGAGGCGGCGCGACTCGGCGGAGGCGGCGCGGCGGTCCTCGGTCCGGGCGGCGTCGAGCGAGCTGGTGGCACGGAAGGCCTCGGCCGCCGGGTCGTACCAGGCGGCGCAGAGCCTTCCGGCGGCGTCGAGGGTGGCCCGGTCGCCGTCCTGGCGGGCCCGGGCCGCCAGGTCGGGCACGAACACCACCGGCCACTCCAGTCCCTTGGCCTGGTGGATGGTCAGGATGGAGATGGCGTCCCCGCCGTCGAGGTCGGCCTCCGGCTCGCGCGGCGCCTGGCCCGCCAGCGTCCGCCAGCGGGCGGCCAGCTCCGGGCCGCTGCCCCCGGCGTCGCTGAAGCGGCGGGCCAGCGAGAGCGCCTTGTCGAGGTTGCGCTTGCGCCGCTCCCCGTCCGGCGCGGCCAGCAGCGCCGCCTCGAGATCGAGCTCGTCGGCCGCGCGACGCAGCAGCTCGTCGGGGCGGACCCGGTCGCGCACGCCGTGGAGCCGCCGCCAGGCCGCGAGGAAGCGGAGCAGCCGCTCGGCCTCGTCCTCGGGGAGCAGGAGCGTGCCGGCGCCCGGCCCGGGGTGGAAGAGCTCGGCGCCGGTGAGCCGGGGCAGCCGGGCCACCCCGTAGGCGGCCAGCTGGAGCAAGGCGCCGTCGCCCACGGCGCACAGGGGCGAGCGGAGCAGCGCGGCCCAGGCCACCTCGTCGGCGGGGTCGAACAGGCTGGCCAGCAGCTCGGCCAGGTCCCGCACCTCCGGCGCCTGGTAGAAGCCGCCGCCCCGGGCCACCCGCACCGGGAGCCCGGCGGCCCGCAGCGCCCGCTCGTAGGGCCCCAGGGCGGTGAGGCGTCGGAAGAGCAGCGCCACGTCACCGCAGCGGGGGCGGCGGGGTCGCTCCACGCCGTCCGGCCCCTTCTCCAGCACCTCC is a genomic window containing:
- the maf gene encoding septum formation protein Maf gives rise to the protein MAPPLLTLASASPRRRELLGALGLSLEVRPAHTDETPRPGEAPADYARRVAREKARAVDGELVLAADTTVAVDGALLGKPRDEADAARMLRSLSGRSHQVISAVCVRRPAIRLEFDAVTTTEVEVAPLSEAVIAWYVGTGEPRDKAGAYAVQGLFGAFVRAVRGSVTGVIGLPLDETLGLLRRAGYPLPWEAR
- a CDS encoding class I fructose-bisphosphate aldolase — protein: MAITPRVKEILSWYESDNAGTRANLYRLLMTGTLAGTGKLVILPVDQGFEHGPARSFAPNPAGYDPEYHVNLAIDAGCNAYAAPLGFIEAVAHKYAGQIPLILKVNNSDSLSKTGGAPNSAVTSSVKEAVRLGCAAVGYTIYPGSDARNEQLENLRVITEEAKAAGLVVVTWSYPRGSGVSKDGETAVDIAAYAAQIAAQMGSHVIKVKPPKEFLEHPEAKKVYEKLQIPVKTLPERVRHVVQAAFGGKRIVIFSGGEAKGSEEVLAEVKGIAEGGAFGSIMGRNAFQRPKAEALKLLADVMKIYSA
- a CDS encoding SurA N-terminal domain-containing protein is translated as MLDNLRANKGGIITYFFLFAIIIVFVVSFGPGSFDKGCSGQQAPVWAAEVNGQVVTAAEYEQAYGTLLRAFQQQAGQAFSRELAEQLGLQGMAMNQLVERTLVTQEAKRQGLVISDDELARTIVELPGFQGADGRFDKEAYRAAVEGAYGSVKQFEKVMREDLLYQRMLAGLRQTVKVAEGEVREAWTTDHDQVSLAFVRFPLAAAETEVKKPTTTEVVAFVATQGPRLEKAYQEAAARFDQPRKVRARHILVKVAAGATADADAAARRKLEALAARVEKGEDFGLVAGQASEDEASKGRGGDLGFVAEGLVEKAFSDAAFALEQGKVSAPVRTAAGWHLIRADQVVAAKKVSLDEARALLAPELIVKDRAAAVAGARAAAALAAVKAGKSLASLFPTEEAAKKAKQAPVKLGAALVVADSTGPFGDQGAFVPKLGAAPELAAAGLAGTAGKPLDRVFETAQGPVVAVVETRERPDPAQFAAQRDQVAQRLIGRKESQVQQAWLKQLRDAATVKTNAALTAPGAAPGEAG
- a CDS encoding DUF507 family protein — its product is MRLYPKVIPTIAREVVSTLMQDGDVEVETLRIADAEMDMAAIMKEYLAAEERVNAATREALERRGYDHSRFNAVKREMADVRGFKMGDEGIEYVIGQMIEFLLVSRNVEEVYSEDNIIRKKVFGIFRRHLDVDDEIEREARARLKHLQEGTAAFDIEYGKMVELLRRSRGLI
- a CDS encoding YggS family pyridoxal phosphate-dependent enzyme, coding for MSLAARLAALTAALPPRVTLIAVSKTQPASAIREAYAAGQRHFGENYAQEWREKALALADLPGLTWHFIGGLQTNKVRLLAGQVAYVHTVDRLELARELSKRWAAAGATLKVLLEVNVGGERQKAGCAPGGAAALAGAVRALPALELVGLTCIPPPEDDPRPHFRALRGLRDDLGLAELSMGMSADWPVAVEEGATMVRVGTALFGARPPRA
- a CDS encoding DUF3108 domain-containing protein; this translates as MHLAPLALSLAALAGAATPGAPPAPPCALPLLAGPAPFGPGEVLAMDLGLLGAVRVGEVKFSVERALSGGQVLPLTARARNTARFGPLQRLVAVGLSWIDARTLRPERYHEESDEDGRRRVSDTRLRPAAPEVTMTFSDGGQAGRASYARQGEALDALSALYLLRAARLVAGERFCFDMVGNGKYWRVEGTVGAPEVVEVPAGKFRAWRLEARARRADGQGKDRPLYLWLSDDARRLPVAAVSEVDLGPVSAKLVEARGTRRP